One window of Paenibacillus albicereus genomic DNA carries:
- a CDS encoding DinB family protein — MFKTIDEFVEEWTLESKGTLRTLQALTEQSLKQPVWEGGRDLGRLAWHVAFSPYEMLSRTGLSLEKPGDGDAVPTAARIEAAYERSARNIAEAVREQWRDGDLAVQHDMYGEMWSNSLTLRILLQHEVHHRGQLTVLMRQAGLRPADLYGPVLEDWDAFGMQPPKV, encoded by the coding sequence ATGTTCAAGACGATTGACGAATTCGTAGAGGAATGGACCTTGGAGTCGAAAGGGACGCTGCGGACGCTGCAAGCTCTGACCGAGCAATCGCTGAAGCAGCCCGTATGGGAAGGCGGCCGCGATCTGGGCCGGCTGGCCTGGCATGTCGCGTTCAGCCCGTACGAGATGCTGAGCCGCACCGGGCTGAGTCTGGAAAAGCCGGGCGACGGCGATGCCGTGCCGACGGCGGCCCGCATCGAGGCCGCTTACGAGCGCTCGGCGAGGAACATCGCCGAGGCGGTGCGCGAGCAGTGGCGGGACGGCGATCTCGCGGTCCAGCATGACATGTACGGGGAGATGTGGTCCAATTCGCTCACGCTGAGAATCCTGCTGCAGCACGAGGTGCATCATCGCGGCCAGCTGACCGTGCTGATGCGCCAAGCCGGCCTGCGTCCGGCCGATCTGTACGGTCCGGTGCTGGAGGACTGGGACGCCTTCGGCATGCAGCCGCCGAAGGTGTAG